tgaaaaacaaataatagtcccactaagcggagggcgtatcgctgcagaatgctgtggtagccatgctggttaagtgtgccttgaattctaaataaatcacagacagtgtcaccagcaatgcaccatcacaccacctcctccatgattcacagtgggagatcatctgttcacctactctgcgtctcacaaagacatggcggttggaaccaaatatctcaaatttggactcatcagaccaaagcacagatttccaccgatctaatgtacattgctcatgtttcttggtccaagcaagtctcttctttttggtgtcctttggtagtggtttctttgcagcaattcaactatttaggcctaattcacgcagtctcctctgaacagttgatgttgatgtgtctgttacttgaactctgtgaatcatttatttgggctgcaatctgaggtgcagttaattaatgctaatgaatttatcctctgcagcagaggtaactctgggtcttcctttcctgtggcggtcctcatgagagccagtttcatcatagtactTGATGTTTTttccgactgcacttgaagaaacgttcatagttcttgaaatgttccagattgactgaccttaatgtcttaaggtaatgatggactgttgttttctctttgctcaaatgcattaagaaggaaagaaattccacaaattaacttttaacaaggcacaccagttaattgaaatgcattccaggtgactacctcatgaagctggttgagagaatgccaagagtgtgcaaagttgtcatcaaggcaaagggtggctactttgaaaaatctcaaatgcaTTTTGATTATTGTTTATCactttgtggttactacatgattccatatgtgttatttcatagtttgtcttcactattattgtacattgtagaaaataattaaggagtaggtgtatccaaaatGTTGATTGGTACTGTACATCAGTATCCCCCTTGTCCTCTGTCTCCCTGCTAGGCCAATGTACATCAGTATCCCCCTTGTCCTCTGTCTCCCTGCTAGGCCAATGTACATCAGTATCCCCCTTGTCCTCTGTCCCTGCTAGGCCAATGTACATCAGTATCTCCCTCATCCTTGTCCTCTGTCCCTGCTAGGCCAATGTACATCAGTATCTCCCTCATCCTTGTCCTCTGTCCCTGCTAGGCCAATGTACATCAGTATCTCCCTCATCCTTGTCCTCTGTCCCTGCTAGGCCAATGTACATCAGTATCTCCCTCATCCTTGTCCTCTTGTCTCCCTGCTAGGCCACTAAAGACCTAGAGAACTACGATGCAGAGAGACATGATGAGTTCAAACGCTATGAGATGCTGAAGGAGCACGAGAGACGGGAGTACCTCAAGGGTCTAgaccaggagaagagagagaaggaggagaagaggatggAGGAGCTGAAGGATAAACACCGCAAGCACCCTAAGGTCAACGCTCcggtgagagagaaagacggagagagcGAGTAAGATGGAGGGAATGCTTTTTGTATGCGAGACCAGTAGAATGGAATCTCTCTTTTCTATCTCTCCATCAGGGCAGTGTAGCTCAACTGCGTGAGGTATGGGAGGAGACGGATGGACTGGACCCAACAGAGTTTAACCCAAAGACCTTCTTCAAACTGCATGGTCAGTTAAGTTGCACTCTACTATTACATGATGATGACGATTGTATGTGTTCAAATAATGTTTATTTTCCTCCCTGTAGATGCAAATGGAGATGGTGTTTTAGATGAGCAGGAACTAGAGGCCCTCTTTGCCAAAGAGGTAACGCACATTCttctcacgtgtgtgtgtgtccgtgcggtATAGTAACagctctctcctgccctctaccACCAGCTGGAGAAGGTCTACGACCCAAAGAATGAGGAGGATGATATgatggagatggaggaagagaggctgAGGATGAGGGAGCATGTCATGAAGAATGTTAGTATTATTTGGATTTCTGTCCTTCTCTGTTTTAACCCTCCATTCATGTTTTTACTTGTTTTTTgtgtctttatccctctctcctctctctctgttcacctCTCATCCGTTCACTCTCTGTCTGTTCACCTCTCATCCGTTCACTCTCTGTCTGTTTACCTCTCATCCGTTCACTCTCTGTCTGTTCACCTCTCATCCGTTCACTCTCTGTCTGTTTACCTCTCATCCGTTCACTCTCTGTCTGTTCACCTCTCATCCGTTCACTCTCTGTCTGTTCACCTCTCatcctttcactctctgtctgttcACCTCTCATCCTTTCACTCTCTGTCGGTTCACTCTCTGTCTGTTCACCTCTTCCGTTCACTCTCATCGGTTCACTCTCTATCGGTTCACCTCTCATCCGTTCACTCTGTCGGTTCACCTATCATCCGTTCACTCCCTGTCTGTTCACCTCTCATCCGTTCACTCTCTGTCGGTTCACCTCTCATCCGTTCACTGTCTGTCGGTTCACCTCTCATCCGTTCACTGTCTGTCGGTTCACCTCTCTTCCGTTCACTCTCTCTGTTCACCTCTCATCCGTTCACTCTCTGTCTGTTCACCTCTCatcctttcactctctgtctgttcACCTCTCATCCTTTCACTCTCTGTCGGTTCACTCTGTCTGTTCACCTCTTCCGTTCACTCTCATCGGTTCACTCTCTATCGGTTCACCTCTCATCCGTTCACTCTGTCGGTTCACCTCTCATCCGTTCACTCCCTGTCTGTTCACCTCTCATCCGTTCACTCTCTGTCGGTTCACCTCTCATCCGTTCACTGTCTGTCGGTTCACCTCTCATCCGTTCACTGTCTGTCGGTTCACCTCTCTTCCGTTCACTCTCTCTGTTCACCTCTCATCCGTTCACTCTCTGTCTGTTCACCTCTCATCCTTTCACTCTCTGTCGGTTCACTCTGTCTGTTCACCTCTCTTCCGTTCACCTCTCATCCGTTCACTCTCTATCGGTTCACTCTCTATCGGTTCACCTCTCATCCGTTCACTCTCTGTCGGTTCACCTCTCATCCGTTCACTCTCTGTCGGTTCACCTCTCATCCGTTCACTCTGTCGGTTCACCTCTCATCCGTTCACTCTGTCGGTTCACCTCTCATCCGTTCACTCTCGGGCTGTTATCTATTACTTTTTTCAGCTGTTTTCTGTTTTGACAGGTGGACATCAATCAAGATCGACTCGTCAGCCTGGAAGAGTTCCTTAAATCAACAGACAAGAAAGAGTTCAACAACCCTAAAGAATGGGATGTAAGTGAGTGAGGGACGTTGGGTCATTTTATAGTTTGTGTTTTGAGTCATGTTAGACTCGTCTTCCCCATCCCTCCAGACTTTAGATGACACCAAGCCGGTGTTCACAGAGGCTGAGCTCCAGCGGTTTGAGGCGGAGCTGCGGACCAAGGAGGAGGAGCTGGGTAGGAGGGCGGAGTCTCTTCGTCAGGAGCAGGATCTGCTGAAGGAGAGGGGCAAGGCCCTGGAGGCCCAGAGACGAGAGTACCAACAGGTAGACAACCACCACTTACTCTGCACAGTGGTATGGAGGACAGCCATACTATGAACAGACAAATACTGCAGAATAAGCCATACTGTCGCTATAGCGATTATATCTTCAATGAAATATGAAACTATGAGTAGCCATATGATGAAATGTTTGTCTGATTCTGTCAGGCAGTGCTAGAGATGTCTCAGAGGAAGGTGAAACAGGCAGTGGAGGGGCAGCCTCCTACGGGTCCTAACGGAGAACTACAGTTCCACCAAGAGATGCAGAAACTGGAAGATCAAGGTAAACGGGATAGACGAGATAAAAAGGGCGGGGATGGAGTGAGTTGGGGACATTTTTGCTTTTGTCTCCTCTGAGGGGTTCTTTCAGTAATGGAATGTTCTCTGGCGCTCTCATTCAGGTGCTAAAGCTCCTGTTGAACAAGAAGTCCAAGAGGCCCAGAATAACCTGCCtgtagaaccaccacagaacctgccCATACACACCTAATGCAGTACCCTGATACACATAGGGTTGCAatgggagggtatattactggacactttctaagtttaccagtaaactaccagaatttgtGTAACTTTCAAGGAATATATGGAATTTTATCAGATGACATCTAGTGTCTTTTTTttggtacttcagattatcacaggtgtttGTGAGCATGGTTACATGCGCACCATAATTTGATTTTGTTTAAAacatttacatgctttgcaagaagaacgatttccctaaCAATCCTGTTTACGTCGGAAATCAGGCTACTGATGGGACTGCAGATAAATTCCAAAAATCAGCAATCTAAAAAATATGTTCGACCACAGTGGCCAAACTGTTTTGCAAAACTTTTTGATTCTGAGTTGggacatataaagtttgtatgtgaaaacaatTTCTAATATGCATACTTTGTTTTTCCAAATTCACGCATAAGAGGGAGTCTTGTGCTACCGGTGCTGACGCAAATCAAATACACAGCTAGAATGCAGTAATATGAAAGATTGCCTAGAAAACCAGATGTTTTAATCGGCGTATAATAACTTAGATTTTGACCGTACGCAGATTTAAGATAAGCAAAGTAAGGTGTTCACATGACTATTTCCATACTtggcctactgccataatcagtttaatatcgaattattagtgtgcatgtaaacatactcatgaattatctctggccctctgtgtggccttatcagaTGTAAAATATATACAATAATTAAATGAGATGACAAAGGTGTAAaacatcctaaatataaaccatcaacgtAGTGAATGTCATTGGTgttttaatatgagggtttcagaaTAAAATAGCCTTTGTATCTTACAGACTtgtttattttactatgtcaatatgtctttgttgtaaatATTTAGGggtcaaactggtggcagttgtgaaaaaataCAATAGTTTGAAAGGTTTGTGGAGTGAATTGAAAACAATGcaattgttgattagatgctttccCAAAATTATTTAGGCTatttttctcttgaaccatatagtctatccactagaaactcatggacattATGGTCACAGATATAAAAAATGTTATACTATATAtgaataacatttttttttgttcAAGTATAAATCACCAAAGTTACCATAGATTACCTGTTATTTACCAAAATTACGGAGGATTCCAGTAACTTTGGTAAAATAGTGGTAGCTGTGCAACCCTAGATACATACACGCTCTCGCAGGAACGCATCTCTTTCACTGACACACATATCCAGATGGGTACAGCAGATGACATCATACAGCACAAACACACAACCCCAGTCAGTCAAGCACATCGTATCGTCCCCTGGCACAGTCCTGGTGTTTACCTATCTCTGTGGTTtacatttgatctcaataaaTTATTCAACTCACTGGACCTAGCCTTCTTCATTTTTAAATTCTCTGTCATGCCTGTGAAATGACTGTCTATAGATATTCTGCCCttatgttgtctgtctgtgttgtataCCTAGCTTACTATTTCCACTGTTTTCCCCCAAAAGTCACATTTCTGATTTGTGACCCCTAACCCTTTCCCAGATGAGGTACATTGTTTGAATATTTAATTCCCAATCTCTTCTGCCTTCACACTCCTAGTTGACCTTTGACCTCTCCTGCCAGTAACTCATTTGTCTATTGGTCACTGGGATCTTGCATGCTTCTGTACATTGTTGTTATTCCAGCCGTGTCCCTTCTGACATCACCCttcttattttaaatgtattttaaacaTTCTGTTGTAGTAATGAATCCCTTCGGTGTCTCTGTActgtgctctctcttttcctctgctGTTGTCCAGTGGTATGGTTCCCTGGGGAGTATGTGCTCATCGTTGTTGTCTCCCATGGAATGGGTCCCCTGGCACACAGTGCATTCCTACCCTGCATTCCACTCACCCCCTGACCCCCGGTGACCTCACTGATGACCTCACTGCCCCTTCTTTCTGGGTGGCGATACAGCTGTTAGCTGTCAATCACTCCGCTGCTGGTGATGTCACTGCTCAGGGATGGACATATCTGTGTGTTTAGCAACATCGGCACTGTCATTTTTCttcaaaatgtaatattttttattctcAGTCTGGCAGTAGGTGAGACAAGTAAGTGACAACATAAAGGAGAGACAGCTGGATGTAATCTCAAGTTATGAGCAACATAAGTTTTATATGTGACTGTTTTGAACATCTATATGGTTGGACAACATGCAGTACCAGAGCAACACAGCAGAGGATGGTAGACACTGATCAAACTGAGTGTCCCTCACACAGAGTTATGTAACTGTCTTTCCTTTTTTATCTATAAAGGAATCATCTTTCAGCTTTGATATTTACAGCTCCTCACCTCCATCTTGGAGTTTGGGGGGGTGGTTACTTCATGAGTTGTTTATGGTGGTGACCCGTGTTACCTTGTTCTTATGTGTCCAATGTCCATAGCCTGAGGCACAGCACAGCCTCTGTTCTCATGTGTTAGTTCTCTGGATAGAACAActgactgtctctctgcctgtgacCTTTGGAACCCCCAATGAACCCCCTGGAACCTGAAGGAATCACCAGATAATAATAGGAAATGATACCATTATGGAATGATCCTATTATTAGATATAGTGCTGATGCTGCTGACACATGTCTTCTTCACCATCATCTCCAGATCAGAGACTCTgtcacattttcaacctctccctgtctgagtctgtaataccaacatgtgtcaagcagaccaccatagtccctgtgcccaagaacactaaggtaacctgcctaaacgactacaGAGCCTtaccactcacgtctgtagccatgaaatgctttaaaaggctggtcatggctcacatcaacaccatcatcccagaaaccctagacccactccaatttgcataccttcCACCTATGATGGATCCACCTATGATGCAAtcactattgcactccacactgccctttcccacctggacaaaaggaaaacctatgtgagaatgctattaattgactacagctcagcgttcaacaccatagtgccctcaaagctcatcactaagctaaggaccctgggactaaacaccttcctctgcaactggatcctagacttcctgaagggccgaccccaggtggtaagggtaggtaacaacacatccgcaacgctgatcctcaacactggggcccctcaggggtgcgtgctcagtcccctcctgtactccctgttcactcatgactgcacggccaggcacgactccaacaccatcattaagtttgctgatgacacaacagtggtaggcctgatcacagacaacgatgagacagcctatagggaggaggtcagagacctggccgtgtggtgccagtacaacaacctctccctcaacgtgatcaagacaaaggagatgattgtggactacaggaaaaggaggaacgagcacacccccattctcattgacggagctgtcgtggagcaggttgagcgcttcaagttccttggcgtccacatcaccaacaaagtaacatggtccaagcacaccaagacagccgtgaagagggcacgacaaaacctattccccctcaggagactgaaaagatttggcatgggtcctcagatcttcaaaaggttttacagctgcaccatcgagagcatcctgatgggttgcatcactgcctggtatggcaagtgctcggcctccgactgctaggctctacagagggtagtgcgtacggcccagtacatcaccgaggccaagcttcctgccatccaggacctcagatgtcagaggaaggccctaaaaattgtcaaagactccagccaccctagtcatagactgttctctctgctaccgcacgacaagtggtaccagagcgccgg
The sequence above is a segment of the Salvelinus alpinus chromosome 1, SLU_Salpinus.1, whole genome shotgun sequence genome. Coding sequences within it:
- the LOC139575036 gene encoding nucleobindin-2-like translates to MNLDPGWLLLLSMSLEVWSVPLDRNATPQEAQPPQEDKQEDNVDTGLYYDRYLREVIEVLETDPHFREKLQTANTEDIKNGRLSKELDLVGHHVRTRLDELKRQEVSRLRMLLKAKLDSTNTQSLQMDHASLLKQFEHLDPHNQNTFEAKDLELLISTATKDLENYDAERHDEFKRYEMLKEHERREYLKGLDQEKREKEEKRMEELKDKHRKHPKVNAPGSVAQLREVWEETDGLDPTEFNPKTFFKLHDANGDGVLDEQELEALFAKELEKVYDPKNEEDDMMEMEEERLRMREHVMKNVDINQDRLVSLEEFLKSTDKKEFNNPKEWDTLDDTKPVFTEAELQRFEAELRTKEEELGRRAESLRQEQDLLKERGKALEAQRREYQQAVLEMSQRKVKQAVEGQPPTGPNGELQFHQEMQKLEDQGAKAPVEQEVQEAQNNLPVEPPQNLPIHT